In the Malus domestica chromosome 16, GDT2T_hap1 genome, one interval contains:
- the LOC139193109 gene encoding uncharacterized protein → MERQLFLPSKLSRVRLGVISAMKAKRLLSKGCQGYLAPVVLNDNAPSSVEDVRVVRHFSDVFPNDLSGLPPDRDVEFTIDLLPDFLQAPAKLRELKVQLQELVDNGFIQPSTSPWGAPVLFVRKKDGTLRLCIDYRQLNRRDLNLQQRRWIELLSDYDCMIKYHPGRENTVADALSRKTPAILNAIYDCHVPLLADLRSTGVELGVKDREEALLANFQIVKYHGVPVDIILDRDPRFTSKFWVAFQKALDPSHMIHPQPLEINTDLTYDEEPATILDCKDKELRNKIVHLVKVLWRNHSVKEATWETEDRMREMYPPLFYDY, encoded by the exons aTGGAAAGACAGTTATTTCTGCCATCAAAGCTTAGCAGGGTGAGGcttggtgttatttctgccatgaaagCCAAAAGATTGTTATCGAAGGGATGTCAAGGATATTTGGCTCctgtggtgttgaatgataatgctcctagtagtgtggaaGATGTACGTGTGGTCAGGCATTTTTCGGATGTGTTCCCTAATGATTTGTctggattgccgccagatagAGACGTagagttcactattgatttacttccag atttccttcaggCTCCTGCaaaattgagggaattgaaagttcagttgcaggaattggttgataatggatttattcaacctagtacttcaccttggggagctcctgttttatttgtgaggaagaaagacggaACTTTGAGActatgcattgattacaggcaattgaatcgg agGGATCTAAATCTTCAGCAgcggaggtggattgagttacttagcgattatgattgcatgattaagtatcaccctggtcgtgaAAATACAGTGgcagatgcacttagtaggaagactccagctatacttaatgccatctatgattgtcatgttcctcttcttgctgatttgaggtccactggagtggagTTAGGAGTGAAAGATCGAGAGGAAGCCTTACTTGCGAATTTTCAA attgtgaagtaccatggtgttCCAGTTGATATTATCTTGGATCGGGATCCTAGATTCACTTCTAAGTTCTGGGTAGCATTCCAGAAAGCTCTTG ATCCTTCACATATGATTCAtcctcaaccattggaaattaatacggatttgacttatgacgAGGAGCCAGCAACTATTTTGGATTGTAAAGATAAGGAGCTGAGAAATAAGATAGTACACCTGGTGAAAGTTCTATGGAGAAACCATTCAGTGAAAGAGGCTAcctgggagacagaagatcgaatgagagagatgtatccaccattgttttatgattattag